Proteins co-encoded in one Cytophaga hutchinsonii ATCC 33406 genomic window:
- a CDS encoding nitrate reductase gives MSQSTKTYTSTCSYCGVGCGVKIHKAVNGSLQIEGDKSYPANQGMLCSKGMNLHYAAMDQTDRLLYPEMRGNRNMPLQRVSWDTALDRAAAVFKALIEKYGPDSVGYYVSGQCLTEEYYIANKITKGFIGTNNIDTNSRLCMSSAVVGYKLALGEDSVPLSYDDIELADCFFITGANPAWCHPILFRRLENHKAANPHVKIIVADPRKTQSCSLADVHLQLQPGTDIVLCHAIARRLIETGKIDQAFIDAHTSGYEAFKEKVFTLSLQEAADICVLEKELIIQAADMIGDSQAFISMWAMGLNQSVIGVNKNVSLLNLSLITGQIGKPGAGPLSLTGQPNAMGGREVGGLSNMLPAHKNLLNPAHRKEVADFWGVPAINEKPGFTATEMFDQLLSGKMKAVWIICTNPLVSLPDARNAEAALRNARFVVVQDISNKSDTLKYADLVLPAAAYMEKEGVMTNSDRRISYLSKVMEPPGEALPDVDILCRFAHKMGWKESFNYASNAEIFEEYTRITKGTNIDISGLSYADLIQRRSVQWPVPEKGHPGTPRLFTDHTFYTPTGLANIISVDSMNHSEKLDDDFPLILTTGRIRDQWHTMTRTGKVRKLNKHISKPFLEIHPEDAGIRGIKQDDVVTIESRRGDVRVTAILTEDIKKGVVFLPMHWGRMLSTDLTRTNNVTNNLIDPVSKEPDYKFTAVQVTKYVKPREHIVIVGAGAASCQFIKRHRELGAEDTITVFSAENFHFYNRVLLPEYVSKHKSWDNLEKLRKAEWLELGVTLIPRKITRLITESKSIVDDTGEVHCYDRLLVATGSRSTQMKHIAPVKGIFTMRRREDADALIHHLSTGDSVVVVGGGLLGLEMADSLLEIGMKVSVIQRSSRLMDRQLDKTAANLLAKELTERGMDLYFDDEVLYVNGEYAVESLRLKSSRKIDCKAILFAIGTQPNVEFLKEAGIQVNRGVIVDEHLQTSNEFVYAMGEIAERNGALFGITAGAEEQATVLAEYLNGSTTSNYTGTLSMNILKVHGVELCSIGMVEAPPNNPDYEEIIFLDKTRKYYKKCIVYQDRLVGAILMGDKSEFNEFRDWIKSGVELGEKRESLLMSGSISKEPMLGTLVCSCNTVGSGNIENAIKGGCKDVTSICNTTGAGTGCGSCKPEVKAILERMHAVTESSNSQKTYA, from the coding sequence ATGTCTCAATCTACAAAAACATATACCTCAACCTGCTCGTATTGCGGTGTTGGTTGTGGTGTTAAAATTCACAAAGCGGTTAATGGCAGTCTTCAGATAGAAGGCGATAAATCGTATCCTGCAAACCAGGGCATGCTGTGTTCAAAAGGCATGAACTTACATTATGCCGCCATGGATCAGACAGACCGTTTGTTATATCCTGAAATGCGTGGAAACAGAAACATGCCGTTGCAGCGTGTTTCCTGGGATACCGCGCTGGATAGAGCTGCTGCAGTATTCAAAGCATTGATCGAAAAATATGGTCCGGATTCAGTGGGATACTATGTGTCCGGACAATGTTTAACAGAAGAATATTATATCGCAAATAAAATCACCAAAGGTTTTATTGGTACCAATAACATAGACACTAATTCCAGGTTGTGCATGAGCTCGGCGGTGGTAGGGTATAAGCTTGCCTTGGGCGAAGACTCTGTACCGCTGAGTTATGACGATATTGAACTGGCAGACTGCTTTTTTATAACAGGAGCAAACCCGGCCTGGTGTCACCCGATTTTATTCCGCCGTCTGGAAAATCATAAAGCGGCCAACCCGCATGTGAAGATCATCGTTGCTGATCCGCGCAAAACGCAATCCTGTTCCTTGGCAGATGTGCATTTGCAATTACAGCCGGGCACAGACATTGTATTGTGTCATGCGATTGCACGCCGGTTAATTGAAACAGGAAAGATCGATCAGGCTTTTATTGATGCCCATACCAGCGGATATGAAGCATTCAAAGAAAAAGTTTTTACGTTAAGCCTTCAGGAAGCGGCTGATATCTGTGTATTGGAAAAAGAACTGATCATTCAGGCAGCAGATATGATCGGCGATTCCCAGGCCTTTATCAGCATGTGGGCGATGGGCCTGAATCAAAGTGTTATTGGTGTAAATAAAAATGTTTCACTTCTGAATTTATCGTTAATAACAGGGCAGATTGGCAAGCCGGGCGCAGGACCGTTGTCTTTAACCGGACAACCGAATGCGATGGGTGGAAGAGAAGTTGGCGGCTTGTCCAATATGTTACCTGCACATAAAAACTTATTAAATCCAGCACACAGAAAGGAAGTAGCAGATTTCTGGGGTGTACCTGCTATCAATGAAAAGCCTGGATTTACTGCTACAGAAATGTTTGATCAGCTGCTTTCCGGAAAAATGAAAGCTGTATGGATCATTTGTACAAACCCATTGGTGAGTCTGCCCGATGCACGAAATGCAGAAGCTGCGTTGCGTAACGCACGTTTTGTTGTTGTGCAGGATATTTCAAATAAATCCGACACGTTGAAATATGCAGACCTGGTGCTGCCTGCTGCTGCGTATATGGAGAAGGAAGGCGTGATGACAAATTCCGACCGGCGGATAAGTTATCTTTCCAAAGTAATGGAGCCGCCGGGTGAAGCCTTGCCCGATGTTGACATTCTGTGCCGGTTTGCACACAAGATGGGCTGGAAAGAATCATTTAATTATGCATCCAATGCAGAAATATTTGAAGAATATACGCGTATCACCAAAGGTACGAATATTGATATAAGCGGTTTGTCGTATGCAGACCTGATTCAGCGGAGAAGCGTACAATGGCCCGTTCCGGAAAAAGGTCATCCGGGTACACCGCGTTTATTTACCGATCATACATTTTATACACCTACCGGTTTAGCCAATATTATTTCAGTGGATTCTATGAATCACTCTGAAAAACTGGATGATGATTTTCCGCTGATCCTTACAACGGGACGCATCCGTGATCAATGGCATACCATGACACGTACGGGTAAAGTACGTAAATTGAACAAGCACATTTCAAAACCCTTTCTGGAAATCCATCCGGAAGATGCCGGAATAAGAGGAATTAAACAGGATGATGTTGTTACGATAGAAAGCAGAAGAGGGGATGTACGGGTAACAGCTATTCTTACCGAAGATATAAAAAAAGGCGTAGTGTTTTTACCCATGCATTGGGGAAGGATGTTAAGCACAGACCTGACGCGTACAAACAATGTAACCAATAATTTAATTGATCCGGTTTCTAAAGAGCCGGACTATAAATTCACAGCGGTGCAGGTTACAAAATATGTAAAACCGCGGGAACATATTGTTATTGTTGGTGCCGGTGCTGCTTCGTGTCAGTTTATCAAACGCCATCGTGAATTAGGTGCGGAAGATACAATAACAGTTTTCAGCGCAGAAAATTTTCATTTTTATAACAGAGTTTTATTGCCGGAATATGTAAGCAAACATAAAAGCTGGGATAATTTAGAAAAGCTGCGTAAAGCAGAATGGCTGGAGTTGGGTGTAACCCTGATTCCACGGAAAATAACCAGGCTGATCACAGAATCAAAATCGATTGTTGATGATACCGGAGAAGTACATTGTTACGATCGCTTACTGGTAGCAACCGGAAGCCGGTCCACACAGATGAAACATATTGCTCCGGTTAAAGGCATCTTTACCATGAGAAGGAGAGAAGATGCAGATGCATTGATTCATCATCTTTCTACGGGAGACTCTGTTGTTGTTGTTGGTGGTGGTTTGCTGGGTTTAGAGATGGCCGACTCCCTGCTAGAAATTGGTATGAAGGTTTCTGTTATTCAGCGTTCATCCAGGTTAATGGACCGGCAGCTGGATAAGACAGCAGCCAATCTGTTAGCGAAAGAGTTAACAGAACGGGGCATGGATCTGTACTTTGATGATGAAGTATTGTATGTAAACGGTGAATATGCAGTTGAAAGTCTGCGTTTGAAAAGCAGTCGCAAGATTGATTGCAAAGCTATTCTGTTTGCGATTGGTACGCAACCCAATGTAGAGTTTCTGAAAGAGGCCGGGATACAGGTAAACAGAGGAGTGATCGTGGATGAGCATTTACAGACATCGAATGAATTTGTATATGCAATGGGTGAAATTGCAGAACGTAATGGAGCGTTATTTGGTATCACTGCCGGTGCAGAAGAACAGGCTACTGTTCTTGCTGAATATCTGAATGGAAGTACTACTTCAAATTATACCGGTACGTTAAGTATGAACATACTGAAAGTACACGGGGTTGAGTTATGTTCCATTGGTATGGTTGAAGCACCTCCTAATAATCCGGATTATGAAGAAATTATTTTCCTTGACAAAACACGAAAGTATTATAAAAAATGTATTGTGTATCAGGACCGTCTTGTTGGTGCAATTCTGATGGGAGATAAATCTGAGTTTAATGAATTCAGAGACTGGATAAAGTCTGGCGTAGAACTTGGTGAAAAGCGCGAAAGCCTGTTGATGTCCGGGAGCATATCAAAAGAACCGATGCTGGGAACGCTGGTTTGTTCCTGCAATACTGTTGGCAGTGGGAATATTGAAAATGCCATCAAAGGCGGCTGTAAGGATGTGACTTCCATTTGTAATACGACCGGAGCCGGTACTGGCTGCGGCAGCTGCAAGCCGGAAGTTAAAGCAATATTGGAGCGTATGCATGCAGTAACAGAATCATCTAACTCACAAAAAACGTATGCCTAA
- a CDS encoding rubredoxin, whose product MPKRISVEVYCKGGIISPGTLRKIAMIAQQFGAECLQLGTRQEIRFTIKEIFMADFKIRFDLLSLSYSIGIHAHFNIVSSCLVKDILQTKVWLTEGEYKDILESFDFQPRIAINITDPDQYAMPLFTGVLNFIASTVEGYWNVYFSLPEQKEQGWLPVLIQSEKISSFSMFVQTCIFAQDKISLNELMEELYLLDTWNFKKVDAYPAIPDYHFFPVEGFHPYGSKHWLGIFNTHNEFSISLIDAICVEALESNIGTIYISSWDSFLLKNISTVRIPFWEQLLGLYDVSTGHAAHELNWNMNEWNMNSNEVRSYVNDYFRVRDKRTEGLILGVNNHPNDTFYSIKVVEEPLFTFLGKNCFPVYHIRYKENFNPNNPVDVAFMDYVQKKNLPEFISYLTEEYYTAKKARFDKALVTPAPAPVIVQKSKEAFEFSYQCSVCLTIYDPAYGDADEGIVPGTSFDALPQNYCCSICSNSKKGFNLFIDTETKHAS is encoded by the coding sequence ATGCCTAAACGTATATCTGTTGAAGTATATTGTAAGGGCGGGATTATCTCGCCCGGAACGCTGCGTAAAATTGCTATGATTGCACAGCAGTTTGGAGCGGAATGTTTGCAATTAGGCACACGCCAGGAAATCCGGTTTACCATAAAAGAAATTTTTATGGCAGATTTTAAAATACGGTTTGATTTATTATCGCTTTCCTATTCCATCGGTATTCATGCACATTTTAATATTGTATCTTCCTGTCTGGTAAAAGATATTTTACAAACAAAGGTGTGGCTCACCGAAGGAGAATACAAGGACATATTGGAGAGCTTTGATTTTCAGCCACGAATCGCAATTAATATTACGGATCCGGATCAGTATGCTATGCCCTTATTTACCGGTGTGCTGAATTTTATTGCCTCGACGGTAGAAGGCTATTGGAATGTATATTTTTCGCTTCCGGAACAAAAGGAGCAGGGCTGGCTGCCTGTGTTGATTCAATCTGAAAAAATATCCAGTTTCAGCATGTTTGTACAAACGTGCATATTCGCACAGGATAAAATTTCGTTAAATGAATTAATGGAAGAACTGTATCTGCTGGATACCTGGAATTTTAAAAAGGTTGATGCGTATCCTGCCATTCCGGATTATCACTTCTTTCCGGTAGAGGGCTTTCATCCATACGGAAGCAAACACTGGCTGGGTATATTCAATACACATAATGAATTTTCAATCAGCCTGATTGATGCTATTTGTGTGGAAGCCCTGGAATCAAATATTGGCACCATTTATATCAGTTCATGGGATAGTTTTCTACTGAAAAATATTTCAACTGTCCGTATTCCTTTCTGGGAGCAGCTATTGGGTCTGTATGATGTAAGCACTGGCCATGCAGCACATGAACTGAACTGGAACATGAACGAATGGAATATGAACAGCAATGAAGTCCGTTCGTATGTGAATGATTATTTCAGGGTACGTGATAAGCGTACAGAGGGCTTGATTCTGGGTGTAAATAATCATCCGAATGATACGTTTTATTCTATAAAAGTTGTTGAAGAACCCTTGTTTACATTTCTTGGGAAGAATTGTTTTCCTGTATACCATATCCGCTATAAAGAAAATTTTAATCCGAATAATCCGGTAGACGTGGCCTTTATGGATTATGTTCAAAAAAAGAATTTACCCGAGTTTATCAGTTATTTAACGGAGGAATATTATACAGCAAAAAAAGCAAGATTTGACAAAGCATTAGTAACGCCGGCACCGGCACCGGTAATCGTTCAGAAATCCAAAGAAGCATTTGAGTTTTCGTATCAATGCAGTGTGTGCTTAACCATCTATGATCCTGCATATGGGGATGCTGATGAAGGTATTGTACCCGGTACTTCTTTTGATGCATTACCACAAAATTATTGCTGTTCCATCTGTTCAAATTCAAAAAAAGGATTTAACTTGTTTATCGATACAGAAACCAAACATGCCAGCTAA
- a CDS encoding GTP 3',8-cyclase MoaA, with the protein MPANYPIQDSSGRQFKTLRVSLTAVCNMACVYCVTPGAIHTPSAEKVLTVEEYLSIIKNIHSQVGLKTIRLTGGEPLLFKELPVLIKGIKALGITDIKLTTNGLKLLSVLDALVEAGLTSINISLDALDPAVFRNITKNQDLRAVLDGIEAARHKGIAIKINTVVLRGVNDHQIIPLLEYASARNIPIRFLELMKMGYLHYNESDYFFGMDDIVEKISSVTSVAKMDRAPSNTATYWQTSKGMVFGVIANESEPFCSDCNRLRLDSYGKIYGCISASEGIQIKHQSAEQLSFSLQNALAQKQEYFTGSEISMKHLGG; encoded by the coding sequence ATGCCAGCTAACTATCCCATACAGGATTCCTCCGGAAGACAATTCAAAACACTACGGGTTAGCCTTACAGCTGTATGTAATATGGCATGTGTATATTGTGTTACACCCGGTGCCATTCATACGCCCAGCGCAGAAAAGGTATTGACTGTTGAGGAGTATTTATCGATTATAAAAAATATACACAGTCAGGTTGGCCTGAAAACCATACGCCTCACAGGCGGCGAACCACTTCTATTTAAAGAACTCCCGGTACTTATAAAAGGAATTAAAGCATTAGGTATTACAGATATTAAACTTACTACAAACGGGTTGAAACTTTTATCTGTACTTGATGCACTGGTTGAGGCTGGTTTGACATCCATAAATATTTCACTGGATGCGCTGGATCCTGCTGTCTTCAGGAATATCACAAAAAATCAAGATTTACGGGCAGTATTGGATGGCATTGAAGCTGCACGCCATAAAGGGATTGCTATAAAAATTAATACGGTGGTATTGAGAGGTGTGAACGATCATCAGATCATACCGTTGCTGGAATATGCATCGGCCCGTAATATTCCCATACGATTCTTAGAACTTATGAAGATGGGCTATTTACATTACAATGAATCCGATTATTTTTTTGGAATGGATGATATTGTTGAGAAAATTTCATCGGTGACATCTGTTGCAAAAATGGATCGAGCCCCTTCCAATACCGCTACCTATTGGCAAACAAGCAAAGGCATGGTATTCGGAGTTATAGCAAATGAATCGGAACCCTTCTGTTCAGATTGTAATCGGTTGCGGCTGGATAGTTATGGAAAAATATACGGATGTATAAGTGCTTCAGAAGGAATTCAAATAAAACACCAATCAGCAGAACAACTTAGTTTTTCGCTGCAGAATGCATTGGCACAAAAACAGGAATATTTTACCGGAAGTGAAATCAGTATGAAACACCTGGGAGGTTAA
- a CDS encoding MoaD/ThiS family protein: MKVHVFAALKDVMPAALELNATDIRTIRELKETLLLTYPDAVTLLNACRFSSEKEILPLEKEITDYENIFVIPPSSGG, translated from the coding sequence ATGAAAGTACATGTATTTGCCGCACTGAAAGATGTTATGCCTGCTGCATTGGAACTGAACGCAACGGATATCAGAACAATCAGGGAGCTTAAAGAAACCTTGCTGCTAACGTATCCGGATGCCGTTACGCTGCTTAACGCATGTCGCTTCTCTTCAGAAAAAGAAATACTTCCGTTAGAAAAAGAAATTACAGACTATGAAAACATATTCGTTATCCCACCCTCAAGCGGTGGTTAA
- a CDS encoding molybdenum cofactor biosynthesis protein MoaE, whose amino-acid sequence MKTYSLSHPQAVVNDIHISAAEISPADLLKEYHHPEAGAIVLFSGEVRTDSAKEVLYLDYEVHTSLAEHMIHEILLEAAAKWNLKMALCVHRSGSVDVSGAAVVVITASRHRKEAYEANQYIINRVKHEAPIWKREYFADGTSEWGHNCSCSTT is encoded by the coding sequence ATGAAAACATATTCGTTATCCCACCCTCAAGCGGTGGTTAATGATATACATATTTCAGCGGCTGAAATTTCCCCGGCCGATCTGCTGAAAGAGTATCATCATCCGGAAGCCGGCGCCATCGTTCTCTTCAGCGGTGAAGTGCGTACGGATTCTGCTAAAGAAGTTTTATACCTGGATTATGAAGTACATACTTCCTTAGCGGAGCATATGATCCATGAAATTTTACTCGAAGCAGCCGCTAAATGGAATTTGAAAATGGCTCTTTGCGTACACCGATCCGGCAGCGTAGATGTGTCGGGAGCTGCAGTGGTTGTTATTACCGCTTCGCGTCATCGTAAAGAAGCATACGAAGCAAACCAATATATTATTAACCGGGTAAAACATGAAGCGCCTATCTGGAAGCGTGAATATTTTGCAGACGGAACCAGCGAATGGGGGCATAACTGTTCATGTTCCACTACCTGA
- a CDS encoding sulfite exporter TauE/SafE family protein produces MDWMIVGACCLFLFVAFIYSSVGHAGASGYLAVMSLLSFPLLEIKSTSLILNIVVASIASYKFIKAGYFDAKVFIYFSITSIPAAFIGGAITLDPFWFKWFAGVFLLVSAVALIIRNKQIEQNEIKEVNLYTALIVGAVIGLFSGLIGVGGGIFLSPLIIVMGWTSLKKTSGVAALFILCNSLIGLAGHMFSNTFQVHNIAYWVVAVIIGGYAGSHLGSTLYKNKFLIAILFVVLCSAGLKFLLVK; encoded by the coding sequence ATGGATTGGATGATTGTGGGTGCATGCTGCTTATTTCTTTTTGTCGCCTTTATTTATTCTTCAGTTGGACATGCAGGCGCATCAGGCTATCTGGCAGTTATGTCTTTATTGTCATTTCCCTTACTGGAAATTAAATCAACTTCGCTGATTTTAAATATTGTTGTTGCATCCATCGCTTCGTACAAATTTATTAAGGCAGGATATTTTGATGCGAAAGTCTTTATATATTTCAGTATTACATCAATTCCTGCAGCCTTTATAGGCGGTGCCATTACGCTTGATCCGTTTTGGTTCAAATGGTTTGCCGGTGTATTTTTACTGGTATCTGCTGTGGCATTAATTATTAGAAACAAGCAGATTGAACAGAATGAGATAAAAGAAGTAAATCTTTATACGGCATTGATTGTTGGTGCCGTAATTGGTTTGTTTTCCGGTTTGATCGGTGTTGGCGGCGGTATTTTTCTTTCTCCGTTAATCATTGTTATGGGTTGGACCTCACTCAAAAAAACATCAGGTGTGGCTGCGTTATTTATTTTATGCAATTCGCTGATCGGCTTGGCTGGCCATATGTTTTCCAATACGTTTCAGGTACATAACATTGCCTACTGGGTTGTAGCGGTAATTATAGGCGGGTATGCGGGTTCTCATTTAGGTTCAACCTTATATAAGAATAAGTTTTTAATTGCAATTCTATTTGTTGTATTGTGTTCTGCCGGCTTGAAATTTTTGCTTGTTAAATAA
- a CDS encoding molybdenum cofactor guanylyltransferase, translating into MYCGVPEEDPDKLVALILSGGQSSRMGTDKGSMELNGERLVERAGNLCASAGLPFYYSINASQNQQYLNFLPADALIVDTLDDIKGPLAGLLSFYVKYPNTDVLLLPCDMIHLGKSILSDLVQAYETMSIGHDIIVYQYANEIIEPMPGIYTSEALRKIYWLFLSGDLTRFSLKYCIEISNSFFIPIKKEAEVLFKNINSPEDITPSK; encoded by the coding sequence ATGTATTGTGGAGTACCCGAGGAAGATCCGGATAAACTTGTTGCATTGATATTGTCGGGCGGACAAAGCTCGCGCATGGGAACAGACAAGGGGAGTATGGAATTAAATGGCGAACGATTGGTAGAGCGCGCAGGTAATTTGTGTGCTTCGGCAGGGTTGCCCTTTTATTATTCCATTAATGCTTCACAGAATCAACAGTATCTGAATTTTTTGCCGGCAGACGCGCTTATTGTTGATACGCTGGATGATATAAAAGGACCTTTGGCAGGTTTGTTATCATTCTATGTAAAATACCCCAATACGGATGTACTGCTGCTGCCATGCGATATGATTCATTTAGGAAAAAGTATCTTGTCAGATTTGGTTCAGGCCTATGAAACGATGAGCATAGGGCATGATATTATTGTTTATCAATATGCGAATGAAATTATTGAACCAATGCCCGGGATTTATACTTCGGAAGCACTGCGAAAAATATACTGGCTGTTTTTATCCGGAGACCTAACCAGATTCAGTTTGAAATACTGTATTGAAATCAGCAATTCCTTTTTCATTCCGATTAAAAAAGAAGCAGAAGTACTGTTTAAAAATATAAACAGTCCGGAAGATATTACCCCTTCAAAATAA
- a CDS encoding TIGR02117 family protein — MKIKLPKLLKTVFKYMLIVLLGFITYVLVITAVAYIPVNTDFEACTEDCVDVYLRSNGVHTDLVLPLTSELKDWTTHLDSKKTKGGKTGFKYVGIGWGDKGFYLDTPTWGDLTAKTAFNALFYLSSSAMHVTFYTEMIEGERCKKVSISKAQYLKMLAFMESSFQTTASSAYILIPNASYGKNDLFFEAKGRYSLFYTCNTWTNNCLKAADMKACLWTLFDKGIFYHYQ; from the coding sequence ATGAAAATTAAATTACCTAAGCTGTTAAAGACCGTATTTAAATACATGCTTATTGTTCTATTGGGTTTTATCACTTATGTACTTGTGATAACCGCTGTTGCGTATATACCCGTGAATACAGACTTTGAAGCCTGTACAGAAGATTGTGTGGATGTATATTTACGCTCTAATGGCGTACACACAGATCTTGTTCTTCCGCTTACTTCGGAGTTGAAAGACTGGACAACGCACCTGGATTCAAAAAAAACGAAAGGCGGGAAAACCGGTTTTAAGTATGTTGGTATCGGATGGGGAGATAAAGGCTTTTATCTCGACACTCCAACCTGGGGTGACCTTACAGCTAAAACTGCTTTTAATGCCTTGTTTTATTTAAGCAGCTCTGCCATGCATGTTACTTTTTATACAGAGATGATTGAAGGTGAACGCTGTAAAAAAGTATCTATTTCTAAAGCACAATATCTGAAGATGCTTGCGTTTATGGAATCAAGTTTTCAAACGACAGCGTCATCAGCGTACATTTTAATCCCCAATGCTTCCTATGGAAAAAATGATTTGTTTTTTGAAGCAAAAGGAAGATATAGTTTATTTTATACCTGCAATACGTGGACAAATAATTGCCTGAAAGCAGCAGATATGAAGGCTTGCCTATGGACACTGTTTGATAAAGGTATCTTTTATCACTATCAGTAA
- a CDS encoding molybdopterin molybdotransferase MoeA: MISFDDAQKTVLSKKLETTPTQIPLLESIGNFYSADISADRNYPPFNRAAVDGIAFYWDGISPVKESYQIAGSIFAGEMWQKDIQAFECVWIMTGAPVPKQLNMLVRVEDISAQNNHIYFRKGLTFTRMQNIAKEGEDILKDTVVLTKGMRITPQHVSTLASLGYGFVPSYGFLTATILRTGNEITEPSTDVLAAWQIRDSNSFTIRSLLKDYPVTINMRSAQDTMEALVTQIEAGKHSNILILTGGVSAGAADLVPEALLACGFTCHFHKVEIRPGKPIWFGTHPTGCIAFGLPGNPFSVQIGVKVFVEPFIRACFNNRDKTFIHKILTHERLKKISFDEFIVADENIHGVCVKKHNGSGDISASLSSTGMIRHQAQKEKLEAGDTVDYYPWMINW, from the coding sequence ATGATATCCTTTGATGATGCACAAAAAACCGTTCTAAGTAAAAAACTTGAAACAACACCTACACAAATCCCCTTGCTTGAAAGCATCGGGAATTTTTATTCTGCCGACATTTCTGCCGATAGAAATTACCCGCCCTTTAACAGAGCCGCGGTGGACGGTATTGCCTTTTACTGGGATGGTATCTCTCCTGTTAAAGAATCTTATCAGATAGCCGGAAGTATTTTTGCCGGAGAAATGTGGCAAAAAGACATTCAGGCGTTTGAGTGTGTGTGGATCATGACAGGTGCACCCGTACCAAAGCAATTAAATATGCTTGTACGGGTAGAAGATATTTCTGCACAAAACAATCATATCTATTTCAGAAAAGGACTCACGTTTACACGTATGCAAAACATTGCAAAGGAAGGGGAAGATATTTTAAAGGATACCGTTGTTTTAACAAAGGGAATGCGCATAACACCGCAGCATGTCAGTACACTTGCTTCGCTCGGATATGGATTTGTTCCTTCTTATGGCTTTTTAACAGCTACCATTTTACGCACCGGCAATGAAATTACTGAACCATCAACTGATGTATTAGCTGCCTGGCAAATTCGTGATTCAAATTCTTTTACGATACGCTCACTGTTAAAAGACTATCCGGTAACGATTAACATGCGTTCAGCTCAAGATACCATGGAAGCATTGGTAACACAAATAGAAGCGGGCAAACATTCAAACATCCTTATACTTACAGGCGGCGTATCGGCTGGTGCCGCAGACCTTGTACCCGAGGCGCTGCTCGCCTGCGGATTTACATGTCACTTTCATAAAGTTGAAATACGCCCTGGAAAACCCATTTGGTTTGGCACACATCCTACTGGCTGCATTGCTTTCGGTTTACCCGGAAATCCGTTTTCTGTTCAGATTGGAGTTAAAGTTTTTGTTGAACCATTTATCCGCGCCTGCTTTAATAACCGGGATAAAACATTCATACACAAAATACTTACCCACGAACGCTTAAAGAAAATTTCTTTCGATGAATTCATTGTTGCCGACGAAAATATACATGGCGTATGTGTTAAAAAACACAACGGATCGGGTGATATTTCTGCTTCCTTATCCAGCACAGGTATGATACGTCATCAGGCACAAAAAGAAAAATTAGAAGCTGGCGACACCGTTGATTATTATCCATGGATGATCAACTGGTAA